The genomic DNA TGAGGGTGAAGTTTATAAACTTGATTTTGATGACATTCAAAAAGCAAAACTGGTACTGACGGATGAATTGATGAAGCTTGCCACTTCGAAGCCATCTTAATTCCGATCATATTATGAAAATATACTGGAGCATAAAAGTATGACAGCAGTAAGCGCAAACAGATTAGAGCTTTTACAAATTTCTGATGCCGTGGCACGTGAAAAAAGCATCGATAAGGAAATTGTTCTGGCCGCAATGGAAGAAGCTATTCAGAAAGCCGCACGTTCACGTTATGGTATGGAGAACGAGATTAAGGCACACATTGATCGCAAGACGGGCGATATTAAATTATACCGTGTTCTTGAAGTGGTGGAAAATGTTGAAAATCATTCAACAGAAATCAATGTTGCAGACGCCAGTCATTATAAAGAGAATGCCGCTATTGGTGACATTCTTGCTGATGAGCTTCCAGCAATTGATTTTGGCCGTGTTGCGGCGCAAACAGCCAAACAGGTAATTGTTCAGAAAGTCAGGGAAGCGGAACGTGCCCGTCAATTTGCTGAATATAAAGATAAAATCGGCGATATGATCAATGGTGTCGTAAAGCGGGTTGAATATGGAAATGTGATTGTTGATTTGGGATCTGCAGAAGCGATTATTCGCCGTGATCAGCTGATCCCGAGAGAGCATATCCGAAATGGTGAACGTGTTCGTGCCATCATTCTTGATGTTCGTGAAGAGCAACGGGGCCCGCAGATTTTTCTATCCCGTACGCATCCAGATTTCATGGCAAAACTTTTTGCTGGCGAAGTCCCGGAAATTTATGATGGTGTAATTGCGATCGTCGGGGTTAGCCGTGACCCGGGTAGCCGCGCCAAAATTGCTGTGACCAGCAATGACCCCAGTATCGATCCGGTTGGGGCCTGTGTAGGTATGCGTGGTAGCCGTGTTCAGGCGGTTGTCGAGGAGCTGCAGGGTGAAAAGATTGATATTATTCAATGGTCACCGGATCCAGCAACATATATCATTCGTGCTCTTGCACCAGCCAATGTAACAAAAGTGGTTATTGATGAAGATGCCGGCAGGATGGATGTTGTTGTCGGCGAAGATCAGCTTAGTCTTGCCATCGGCCGTCGTGGTCAGAATGTGCGCCTTGCCTCCCAGTTAACCGGGTGGCAGGTTGATATTATGACGGAAGCGGACGAGTCCGAACGCCGTCAGGCTGAATATAAAGAGCGCAGTGAATTATTTATGAATGCTCTTGATGTTGATGAAACACTTGCCCTTCTTCTTGTAGGAGAAGGGTTCCGAAATCTTGAAGAAGTGGCCTACGTAGCACCTGATGAATTTGCAGGAATTGAAGGGTTTGATATGGCTCTGGTGGAAGAGCTGCAATCTCGGGCAAGAGAAGCCTTAAGTGTCATCGCGATTGAAGCCGAAGATAAACGTAAAGAGCTGGGCGTTGATGATGATCTTGCCTCCATTGAGGGACTTACACCGCCAATGCTGGTTACTCTCGGTGAAGCGGGCATTAAAACTCTGGATGATCTGGGGGATCTTGCCGGGGATGAACTGACCAGCCCTGAAGATGGTATTCTTCGTGATTATGATCTTAACCTTGATCAGGCCAATGAAATTGTCATGGCGGCGCGGGCGCACTGGTTTGAGGATGAGGACGGTGACGAAGCGACGGATGAAGCTGATCCGGAAACCGCGGAATAGGAAAATGAACTTTGACCAAATCACCAAGAACAAGGAAATGTTTGGTCACAGCGGAATATCATCCGTCTTATGATCTCATCCGGTTTGTTTGTGGCCCTGATGGTCAGATCATACCGGATGTGGCGGCAAAACTGCCGGGAAGAGGATGCTGGGTTCTGGCGAAAAGACAGGTTCTGGAAGACGCAATAAAAAGAAAATTATTTTTGCGGTTTGGTTATCAAGCGCTCGGCAGTAAGAAAAAAAATGATGTTGAAGAGCTTGAAGAGGATATAAAAGAAGACAAAAAAACATCCATTACGGTCAGAAATGATTTAGTGGATCAGGTTGAAGGGCTCCTTCATAAACGTTGTTTGGATTATCTGGGACTAGCCAATCGGGCCGGAAATGTCTTAACAGGGTTTGAAAAGGTTAGAGCAGCACTGAAATCATTTAAAACGGATGTTTTGTTTGTAGCCAGTGATTGTGCCGATAACGGTCGCAATAAAATAACTCAGGGGCTTGATAAATTACAGGTATTCGATATGTTTGCCCGTAATGAATTAAGTCAGGCTGTCGGGATGGACAATGCAGTACATCTGGCGATACTGCCGGGTGGAATAAGAACCAGTTTGTTGCGGGAATTGTCCCGTTACGAGAACTGTAGAAAAAGGTTATAAAATAAAGCCATTATTTATTTTTTGTGTTAAAAGGATAAATTGGTTTTCAAGGCGAAAAAAGAATGAGTGACGATAAAAATAAAAATACACCTTTATCCACAACTGGACGCAAGACGCTCCAGATGAAACCTGCCGGCACAGTTGGGTCAGGAAGTGGTACAAATGGTGTTGTGGTTCAACGTAAGAAAAAGCTAATAATGCCTGGTCAGAAACCAGTTGCTGATAAGCAAACGCTTAAGCCAAAATCAATAATCAGTACGCCGTTCAATGCTGCAAAAAAAGCTGAAAAACAACCCGCTCCTGTTGATGACAAATCTATGGGCGGCCTTTCTGATAGTGAAAGGGAAATGCGTGCAAAAGTTCTTGAAAAAGCACAAAAAGACAGTGAAGAAAGAGCGAAGCGTGCTGCAGAGGAAGCAAAAAGGAAAGCTGTAGAAGAGGCAGCAAAAGCAGAGCGTCTGGCGAAAGAGGCGGAAGAAATCAAAGCAAAGCCAAAAAAAGAAGCGCCGCCTAAAAAAGATGTGGATGAAGAAAAACGCCAGGTCGATCTTGAAATTAAAAGAAAGCGCGAGGAAGAGGCGGCAAGAATAGCAGAGGCGGAAGCTGCGGCCGTAAGGGTGGAAACCGGGCATTCTTCAAAATCCAAGGAAATAAACAAACTGGAAAAAGATAGCCTTACAAAGCATTTGGAGGTTAAGAAGAGCCGGTTTGACGATACGCGTCGCCGTAGTGGCAGACTGACAGTTGCACAGGCACTTTCCGGAAATACGGAGCGCCAGAGAAGTCTTGCGTCACTTAAACGAAAAAGAGCAAAAGAAAAAAGACAAAGTGGGCTTGTTGAGCCGGCCAAGAAAATTTACCGGGAAGTTATTGTGCCTGACAGCATTACCGTTGCAGAACTGGCAAACAGGATGACAGAAAAAACCAATGATGTTATCCGATCTCTGATGAAAATGGGTGTAATGTCAGGGGCCAGCGATGAAGTCGATCATGATGTCGCCGAGCTGATTGTTGAGGAATTTGGACATAAGCTGAAACGTATCAGCGCTTCTGATGTCGAGCTTGACCTGACAGGCCCAGAAGATACGGAAGCCGATCTTGTGTCCAGGCCACCTGTGGTTACGGTCATGGGGCATGTTGATCACGGAAAAACATCAATTCTTGATGCTTTTAGAAAAACAAGTGTCACAGCAGATGAAGCGGGTGGAATTACCCAGCATATCGGAGCCTATCAGATTAAACTGGCAAGCGGTGATAAAATCACGTTCCTTGATACACCTGGTCATGCCGCATTTACGGCCATGCGTGCCCGTGGTGCTCAGGTCACGGATATAGTAGTCCTTGTTGTCGCGGCGGATGATGGCATTATGCCACAAACCATCGAAGCAATAAGCCATGCGAAATCAGCCGAAGTTCCGATTGTCGTCGCAATCAACAAAATGGATGTTCCGGGTGCAAACCCAACAAAAATACGTCAGGACCTGCTACAGCATGAAGTCTTTGTTGAAAGCATGGGTGGGGAAGTTCTTGATATTGAGGTTTCTGCGAAAACCGGAGAAGGTCTGGATAAGCTGGAAGAGGCTATTCTTTTGCAGGCTGAGCTCAGTGATCTTAAAGCAAATCCCAACAGGACGGCGGGTGGTGTCGTTGTGGAAGCAAAACTGGATAAGGGCCGTGGGCCTGTTGCAACAGTAATCGTACAGCGCGGTACATTAAAAGTCGGTGATGTGATTGTTGCCGGTACAGCATGGGGCCGTGCCAGGGCTCTTGTTGATGATCGAGGCTCGCAAATTAAAGAAGCGGGCCCGT from Emcibacteraceae bacterium includes the following:
- a CDS encoding DUF448 domain-containing protein — encoded protein: MTKSPRTRKCLVTAEYHPSYDLIRFVCGPDGQIIPDVAAKLPGRGCWVLAKRQVLEDAIKRKLFLRFGYQALGSKKKNDVEELEEDIKEDKKTSITVRNDLVDQVEGLLHKRCLDYLGLANRAGNVLTGFEKVRAALKSFKTDVLFVASDCADNGRNKITQGLDKLQVFDMFARNELSQAVGMDNAVHLAILPGGIRTSLLRELSRYENCRKRL
- the infB gene encoding translation initiation factor IF-2; this translates as MSDDKNKNTPLSTTGRKTLQMKPAGTVGSGSGTNGVVVQRKKKLIMPGQKPVADKQTLKPKSIISTPFNAAKKAEKQPAPVDDKSMGGLSDSEREMRAKVLEKAQKDSEERAKRAAEEAKRKAVEEAAKAERLAKEAEEIKAKPKKEAPPKKDVDEEKRQVDLEIKRKREEEAARIAEAEAAAVRVETGHSSKSKEINKLEKDSLTKHLEVKKSRFDDTRRRSGRLTVAQALSGNTERQRSLASLKRKRAKEKRQSGLVEPAKKIYREVIVPDSITVAELANRMTEKTNDVIRSLMKMGVMSGASDEVDHDVAELIVEEFGHKLKRISASDVELDLTGPEDTEADLVSRPPVVTVMGHVDHGKTSILDAFRKTSVTADEAGGITQHIGAYQIKLASGDKITFLDTPGHAAFTAMRARGAQVTDIVVLVVAADDGIMPQTIEAISHAKSAEVPIVVAINKMDVPGANPTKIRQDLLQHEVFVESMGGEVLDIEVSAKTGEGLDKLEEAILLQAELSDLKANPNRTAGGVVVEAKLDKGRGPVATVIVQRGTLKVGDVIVAGTAWGRARALVDDRGSQIKEAGPSTPVEVLGLDSAPGAGDEFVVVDDEAKARSVISFRLNQIKDDKNKAPAASLETMFDKLKEAEISTVPILLKADVQGSVGAIVSSLEQLNTDEVKCKIVHSGVGGISETDVGLAVATGAPIIGFNVRASRNAADLANKEGVEIRYYSIIYDLIDDIKAVMSGLLAPEIRETIIGTAEILEIFNAGKGKAAGCLVTSGVVRQGAKARLLRDDTVVYEGDLGSLRRFKDSVKEVESGVECGMNFANYNDMKKGDIIECYEVEEIERNL
- the nusA gene encoding transcription termination factor NusA, with the protein product MTAVSANRLELLQISDAVAREKSIDKEIVLAAMEEAIQKAARSRYGMENEIKAHIDRKTGDIKLYRVLEVVENVENHSTEINVADASHYKENAAIGDILADELPAIDFGRVAAQTAKQVIVQKVREAERARQFAEYKDKIGDMINGVVKRVEYGNVIVDLGSAEAIIRRDQLIPREHIRNGERVRAIILDVREEQRGPQIFLSRTHPDFMAKLFAGEVPEIYDGVIAIVGVSRDPGSRAKIAVTSNDPSIDPVGACVGMRGSRVQAVVEELQGEKIDIIQWSPDPATYIIRALAPANVTKVVIDEDAGRMDVVVGEDQLSLAIGRRGQNVRLASQLTGWQVDIMTEADESERRQAEYKERSELFMNALDVDETLALLLVGEGFRNLEEVAYVAPDEFAGIEGFDMALVEELQSRAREALSVIAIEAEDKRKELGVDDDLASIEGLTPPMLVTLGEAGIKTLDDLGDLAGDELTSPEDGILRDYDLNLDQANEIVMAARAHWFEDEDGDEATDEADPETAE